One genomic segment of Paenibacillus sp. FSL H8-0332 includes these proteins:
- a CDS encoding GTP pyrophosphokinase family protein, whose protein sequence is MHTDNQLEKLKQLKYELTRFMMIYKFALAEMETKIDILKEEFQLLHDYSPIEHTKSRIKSPESIMKKMLRKNSELSLAQIRSSIKDIAGLRITCSFISDIYQVSAMLQNQDDLKVLEVKDYIKNPKPNGYQSLHLLIEVPVFMSDCQEHVCVEVQIRTIAMDFWASLEHKIFYKYSQAVPEHLTRELKNAADKAYELDLQMERLHREIKEIKDSQEDEDPFSELRDMILNNQQFSLPDNFVKLLKE, encoded by the coding sequence ATGCATACCGACAACCAGTTAGAGAAATTGAAGCAGCTCAAATATGAGCTTACCCGCTTTATGATGATTTACAAGTTCGCTCTTGCCGAGATGGAGACCAAGATTGATATCCTCAAAGAGGAATTCCAGCTGCTTCACGACTATAGCCCGATTGAGCACACCAAGTCCCGGATCAAGTCCCCGGAGAGCATTATGAAGAAAATGCTGCGCAAGAACAGTGAGCTGTCCCTCGCACAGATCAGATCCAGTATCAAGGACATCGCCGGGCTGCGTATCACCTGTTCGTTCATTTCAGATATTTATCAGGTCAGCGCCATGCTCCAAAACCAGGACGATCTCAAGGTGCTTGAGGTGAAGGATTATATTAAAAACCCGAAGCCGAACGGTTATCAGAGTCTGCATCTGCTTATCGAGGTTCCCGTATTCATGTCGGACTGTCAGGAGCATGTTTGTGTTGAGGTACAGATCCGCACGATTGCTATGGATTTCTGGGCCAGCCTGGAGCATAAAATTTTCTATAAATACAGCCAGGCGGTTCCCGAGCATCTGACCCGTGAACTTAAGAATGCGGCTGACAAGGCGTACGAACTCGATCTGCAGATGGAGCGGCTGCACCGTGAAATTAAGGAAATCAAGGATTCGCAGGAGGACGAAGATCCATTCTCCGAGTTGCGGGATATGATTCTTAATAATCAGCAGTTCAGTCTGCCGGATAACTTTGTTAAGCTGTTGAAGGAATAG
- a CDS encoding glycoside hydrolase family 9 protein, with protein sequence MSEKRLRTIAVNQAGYSSGGDKLALFSWDTPRYHIIDIASGNVVFTGQTGAYIEDKPSGCRVRSGDFSALTSPGEYRIEGAEGEQSAAFFIAEKPYQKLQRGLLKAFYYYRCGVELDGEYAGAWGHKACHLAEGTVIGQPGLRQGSSGGWHDAGDYGKYSGPGAKAVADLLLAWELYPAAFAGVHTLPESDGSLPDVLLECTVELDWLFKMQESGSGGVYHKLTTAHFPGLDVMPEEDTGELYFSPVSAAATGDFAGVMAMAARIYKPFDEAYAAWCLEAARAAWSWLTAHPHVPGFTNPRGITTGEYGDKVDSDERFWAAAELFRTTGDEQFHSAALELAKLPFPKYSFGWGDMGGYGTLAYLLIGEAGTLPSLYAELREGLLAEADRLLRQSRHDGYRISLLEQDYIWGSNMLVMNHAMLLLAAEHFSGEQEYAACALDHLHYLLGRNVLGISYVSGFGEHAVMHPHHRPSVGDHVLEPVPGLVVGGPDRGLHDEYVKKHLRRKPAAQCYADHEDSYSTNEVTIYWNSPALFVTARFNC encoded by the coding sequence ATGAGTGAAAAGCGTCTTCGTACCATTGCAGTGAACCAGGCAGGTTATTCAAGCGGAGGAGATAAGCTGGCTCTGTTCTCCTGGGACACCCCACGTTACCATATAATTGACATAGCAAGCGGAAATGTGGTATTCACCGGACAGACCGGGGCTTATATTGAGGATAAGCCCAGCGGCTGCCGTGTGCGCAGCGGAGATTTCTCGGCGCTTACCTCACCCGGGGAGTACCGGATCGAGGGGGCGGAGGGGGAGCAATCCGCTGCATTTTTTATTGCAGAGAAGCCGTATCAGAAACTGCAGCGGGGATTGCTGAAAGCCTTCTATTACTACCGCTGCGGCGTGGAGCTTGACGGAGAGTATGCGGGAGCCTGGGGGCATAAGGCCTGCCATCTGGCAGAAGGTACGGTCATCGGCCAGCCCGGGCTGAGACAAGGCAGCAGCGGAGGGTGGCACGATGCGGGAGACTACGGAAAATACTCCGGGCCTGGAGCGAAGGCCGTAGCGGATCTTCTTCTGGCCTGGGAGCTGTATCCTGCGGCGTTTGCCGGTGTACATACACTACCCGAGAGTGACGGCAGCCTGCCGGATGTCCTGCTGGAATGCACCGTGGAGCTGGACTGGCTATTCAAAATGCAGGAGTCCGGCAGCGGCGGAGTCTACCACAAGCTGACCACAGCGCATTTCCCCGGACTTGATGTGATGCCGGAGGAGGATACTGGGGAGCTGTATTTCTCGCCGGTCTCTGCAGCTGCTACCGGGGACTTCGCCGGTGTGATGGCTATGGCGGCACGGATCTACAAGCCGTTCGATGAGGCATATGCGGCGTGGTGTCTGGAAGCCGCGCGGGCTGCCTGGAGCTGGCTGACTGCGCATCCGCATGTGCCGGGCTTCACCAATCCGCGAGGGATTACCACAGGGGAATATGGCGATAAGGTAGACAGTGACGAGCGCTTTTGGGCAGCGGCGGAGCTATTCCGCACGACAGGAGATGAACAATTCCACAGTGCTGCTCTTGAGCTTGCCAAGCTGCCGTTCCCCAAATACAGCTTCGGCTGGGGGGATATGGGCGGCTATGGCACACTGGCTTACCTGCTCATAGGGGAAGCAGGCACGCTGCCATCCTTGTATGCGGAGCTAAGGGAGGGCTTGCTGGCAGAAGCAGACCGCCTGCTGCGGCAGAGCCGTCATGACGGCTACAGAATCTCGCTGCTGGAGCAGGATTATATCTGGGGCAGCAATATGCTGGTCATGAACCATGCCATGCTGCTGCTAGCAGCGGAACATTTCAGCGGGGAACAGGAATATGCTGCTTGTGCTCTGGATCATCTGCATTACCTGCTGGGCCGCAATGTGCTGGGAATCAGCTATGTGAGCGGGTTCGGCGAACATGCGGTCATGCATCCCCATCACCGCCCTTCTGTGGGCGATCATGTGCTTGAGCCGGTTCCGGGCCTGGTGGTTGGCGGCCCGGACCGGGGACTGCATGATGAATATGTGAAGAAGCATTTGCGGCGCAAACCCGCAGCCCAGTGTTACGCGGATCACGAGGACAGTTATTCCACGAACGAGGTAACGATCTACTGGAATTCACCGGCATTGTTCGTGACGGCGAGATTCAATTGCTAA
- a CDS encoding HAD family hydrolase, protein MQSFKVISLDMFQTLVNIESRRAEVWRPILQQKFSEARALQLGKQLLSRYYAAACEAREAGTFISSREIYYRGFQSVFQESGLDYDCEQAVDNLFAQHRLSEMYADTEAFLQRICRNYQVCIVSDTDDLMLPEFYRNYPILLFTSETYHSYKNDTHNRMFTEVIAHYGVEPEQIIHIGDSASDILGAARAGIKSCWLNRNGQPWELEVKPDVTAGTLEEAYELISSEQ, encoded by the coding sequence ATGCAGTCATTCAAAGTGATTAGTCTGGATATGTTCCAGACCCTGGTGAATATTGAGAGCAGGCGGGCAGAGGTCTGGAGGCCGATTCTCCAGCAGAAGTTCAGTGAAGCAAGGGCACTGCAGCTCGGCAAGCAATTGTTGAGCCGTTATTATGCTGCAGCCTGCGAAGCCCGGGAGGCGGGTACTTTTATCAGCAGCAGAGAGATCTATTACAGAGGGTTTCAGAGCGTATTCCAGGAGTCCGGCTTGGATTACGATTGTGAGCAGGCAGTGGATAACCTCTTTGCTCAGCACCGGCTGTCTGAAATGTACGCTGACACCGAGGCCTTCTTACAGCGCATATGCCGGAATTATCAGGTATGTATTGTAAGTGATACAGATGATCTTATGCTTCCTGAGTTCTACCGGAATTATCCCATCTTGCTGTTCACTTCGGAGACGTATCATTCGTATAAAAATGACACGCATAACCGTATGTTTACTGAGGTGATAGCCCATTATGGGGTGGAGCCGGAGCAAATTATCCACATTGGAGACTCTGCGTCAGATATTCTCGGAGCAGCCAGAGCCGGAATCAAATCCTGTTGGCTCAACCGGAACGGTCAGCCCTGGGAGCTTGAAGTCAAGCCGGATGTTACAGCGGGAACACTGGAAGAGGCCTATGAGCTGATATCCAGCGAACAATAA
- a CDS encoding YfiT family bacillithiol transferase: MNDDVEEQELELLKYPIGRFAAKGNRTAEVRAASVAVFKQLAEELRAAVEPLTAEQQHTPYRPGGWTVIQVVHHLADTGMYAYLRFKRGLTEEAPLVPSYRQDLWAELGDSSNEPVESSLQLIGLLNRRFATLLDSLQPEDYDRTFVSGGLGEMTLDTAVERYIWHSRHHIAQITALIQRSCW; this comes from the coding sequence ATGAACGACGATGTGGAAGAGCAGGAGCTGGAATTGTTAAAATATCCGATTGGGAGATTCGCCGCTAAGGGGAACCGGACAGCAGAAGTGCGGGCAGCATCGGTTGCGGTCTTTAAGCAGTTGGCAGAGGAGCTGCGGGCAGCAGTAGAGCCGCTAACGGCGGAACAGCAGCATACCCCTTACCGGCCGGGCGGTTGGACTGTGATTCAGGTCGTACATCATCTAGCCGACACCGGCATGTACGCGTACCTCCGTTTCAAGCGGGGGCTGACGGAGGAAGCACCGCTGGTTCCAAGCTACAGACAGGATCTGTGGGCGGAACTGGGCGATTCGTCCAACGAACCGGTGGAATCCTCACTTCAGCTCATCGGACTGCTTAACCGGAGATTCGCGACCTTGCTGGACTCCTTGCAGCCTGAGGATTATGACCGGACCTTCGTAAGCGGCGGTCTTGGTGAAATGACACTGGACACCGCAGTGGAAAGGTACATCTGGCACAGCCGCCATCACATTGCGCAGATTACAGCATTAATCCAGCGAAGCTGCTGGTGA
- a CDS encoding cupin domain-containing protein, with translation MTSYMDYTSPNTQFTFDMNCSTLFKKDDCNYINVLGIKNLNTLENTSLLDIFLSRSNVVEPHYHQNAAELVYCISGAAVVSLINPFTNELLHFPITPGQVANVPQGWWHYEVATMDCTHLLAIFDAPTPEVILGSDILSLTPANVLAHTYCLNEALVKEALAPVKPQTLIGPPADCCPPAKAAAENMKGTYPAPANMAPMMANANMPPYMHQQQAPQSFGYQPMAVHGYYAQPYAQPYRQQQYVPAPPQAVHEAGTE, from the coding sequence GTGACCTCTTATATGGACTATACGTCGCCGAATACACAGTTTACGTTTGATATGAATTGCAGCACCTTATTCAAGAAGGATGATTGCAATTATATCAACGTACTGGGCATCAAAAATCTGAACACCCTGGAGAATACCTCGCTGCTCGATATCTTTCTCAGCAGATCCAATGTAGTCGAGCCGCATTATCATCAAAATGCCGCTGAGCTGGTGTATTGCATCTCAGGCGCGGCTGTGGTGTCGCTGATCAACCCGTTTACGAATGAGCTGCTGCATTTTCCGATCACCCCGGGCCAGGTTGCCAATGTACCGCAGGGCTGGTGGCATTATGAAGTGGCCACGATGGATTGCACCCATCTGCTGGCGATCTTCGATGCTCCAACACCGGAAGTCATCCTCGGCTCGGATATTCTGAGTCTAACTCCGGCCAATGTGCTGGCACATACCTACTGCCTCAATGAAGCGCTGGTTAAGGAAGCACTCGCTCCGGTGAAGCCTCAGACCCTCATTGGTCCGCCTGCAGACTGCTGCCCCCCTGCGAAGGCTGCGGCCGAGAATATGAAGGGAACCTACCCAGCTCCTGCCAATATGGCGCCGATGATGGCTAATGCGAACATGCCGCCTTACATGCATCAGCAGCAGGCTCCGCAATCCTTCGGATACCAGCCGATGGCCGTACACGGTTATTATGCTCAGCCGTATGCCCAGCCCTACCGCCAGCAGCAATACGTCCCGGCTCCTCCGCAAGCTGTACATGAGGCGGGAACCGAATAA
- a CDS encoding MerR family transcriptional regulator encodes MEGMTRGELARQAGLSAAAIRYYEDSGILPPPERTAKGYRIYSADYLVKLKFIKDAQSLGYSLKEIQAALALLGSKMDEDTLKELVRDKITEIDEKVASLYAIQRMLAGLLETPQEDIQNYLHSFQVPDKNH; translated from the coding sequence ATGGAAGGTATGACTCGTGGGGAACTGGCGCGGCAGGCAGGGCTGAGTGCGGCAGCCATCCGTTACTATGAAGACAGCGGCATCCTGCCTCCCCCGGAGCGGACCGCAAAGGGATACCGGATCTACTCTGCCGATTATCTGGTGAAGCTGAAGTTCATCAAGGATGCCCAGTCCCTGGGCTACTCACTGAAAGAAATCCAGGCGGCACTCGCCCTGCTCGGCTCAAAGATGGATGAAGATACCTTAAAGGAACTCGTCCGTGACAAAATCACCGAAATCGACGAAAAAGTTGCCTCCCTGTATGCTATTCAGCGCATGCTGGCAGGTCTGCTCGAGACCCCGCAGGAGGATATTCAGAATTATCTGCATTCTTTCCAGGTTCCAGATAAGAATCATTGA
- a CDS encoding lipase: MRGLEIVIIVVILAATAGILFMKKGRRLDTGMLLAVITPLGLHGVIENYRIQMAPAYAAALGLLIILSFRLLKQDSRDRPKRSTKLWKSLLLIVILLLAGVSVYASRLLPMFTLPEPTGHYAIGTIARELTDENRDETLSPQEGDKRKLMINVWYPVAPELAEGKPKGHYPSALGEAVSLVFGLPKLLFSHVTAIPTHVVDGVQLSAEEASYPVLLFSPGIRSTRFQSMSVIEELVSQGYIVVGMDHPYTSAKVTYPDGDSVYYVPDPEFDTSAELYNHNVNGIAIRAADASFVLDTLTEWNNQDPNGLFQGKLDLSRTGIFGHSYGGATTAESLAQDKRFKAGISLEGGFWGKVAHAGLKQPFMYMMTGGTAQSLDPAATKKDKVFYEEFAPDLESVMTRSSGDTYYLTVDHFIHQSFTEIALLSPSLFANGLDPVHTVDITRSYVRSFFDQYLKGEPQALLNGPSAEYPEVIFDPAYTHKRQ; encoded by the coding sequence ATGAGAGGATTAGAGATTGTAATTATTGTTGTGATTCTGGCTGCCACAGCGGGGATTTTATTTATGAAGAAGGGCCGGCGGCTGGATACCGGGATGCTGCTGGCTGTCATAACACCCTTGGGACTGCATGGAGTGATAGAGAATTACCGTATCCAGATGGCTCCGGCCTACGCCGCAGCACTAGGGCTACTGATCATACTGAGCTTCAGGCTCTTGAAGCAAGACTCACGGGACCGGCCGAAGAGATCTACGAAGCTATGGAAAAGCCTGCTGCTGATCGTTATCCTCCTTCTGGCAGGTGTATCCGTATATGCGAGCCGGCTGCTGCCCATGTTCACGTTACCCGAACCAACAGGACACTATGCCATCGGAACGATAGCAAGAGAGCTGACGGATGAGAACCGTGACGAGACACTAAGCCCACAGGAAGGCGACAAGCGGAAGCTGATGATCAATGTCTGGTACCCGGTCGCTCCGGAACTCGCTGAGGGTAAGCCAAAAGGCCATTATCCTTCCGCCTTAGGAGAAGCGGTGAGCCTTGTATTCGGATTGCCGAAGCTGTTGTTCAGTCATGTCACCGCTATCCCTACTCATGTCGTCGATGGAGTACAGCTGTCTGCTGAAGAAGCCAGCTATCCGGTACTGCTGTTCTCGCCGGGAATCCGCTCCACCCGGTTTCAAAGTATGTCAGTGATTGAAGAGTTGGTCAGCCAAGGGTATATCGTAGTGGGGATGGACCATCCTTATACCTCAGCCAAAGTCACTTACCCTGACGGAGATTCAGTCTACTACGTGCCTGATCCCGAATTCGATACTTCTGCTGAGCTCTACAATCACAATGTGAACGGGATCGCAATCCGTGCAGCAGATGCCAGCTTTGTGCTGGATACATTGACGGAATGGAACAATCAGGACCCGAACGGACTATTCCAGGGTAAGCTGGATCTCAGCCGCACTGGGATCTTCGGTCATTCCTATGGCGGGGCAACCACTGCTGAGTCACTTGCCCAGGATAAGCGGTTCAAGGCAGGTATCAGTCTGGAAGGCGGCTTCTGGGGGAAGGTTGCGCATGCCGGGCTTAAGCAGCCGTTTATGTATATGATGACAGGCGGTACCGCTCAGAGTCTTGATCCGGCTGCAACGAAGAAGGATAAGGTCTTTTATGAGGAGTTCGCTCCCGATCTGGAGTCTGTGATGACCCGCAGCTCCGGGGATACCTATTATCTGACCGTCGATCATTTCATCCATCAGAGCTTCACCGAGATTGCATTGTTGTCGCCTTCCTTATTCGCAAATGGTCTCGATCCGGTGCATACTGTAGATATTACCAGATCTTATGTACGGTCATTCTTCGATCAATATCTGAAAGGCGAGCCGCAGGCTCTATTGAACGGTCCTTCGGCTGAATATCCGGAAGTGATATTTGACCCAGCCTACACGCACAAGAGACAATAG
- a CDS encoding acryloyl-CoA reductase, whose protein sequence is MTNPFQALVVDKTEPFSVEVRPVSLEELPAGEVLIKVDYSSVNYKDGLASIPNGNIVRNYPFIPGIDLSGTVVSSKDSRFREGQSVIATSYGIGVSHFGGFSEYARIPADWVVDLPEGLTLREAMIYGTAGFTAALSVQALEAQGMTPDQGKVLVTGATGGVGGAATAILAKLGYQVTASTGRTDEAGYLQALGAAEVISREEVAGTAVKPLDKQLWQAAVDSVGGAPLAAVLSKIAYGGAVAASGLTAGTAVPTTVLPFILRGVSLLGIDSVACPMEIRAKLWQRMAGDMKPAVLDTLVDREISLTELPAALQDILQSGTRGRVLVRLS, encoded by the coding sequence ATGACGAACCCTTTTCAAGCATTGGTAGTGGACAAGACAGAACCATTCTCCGTAGAGGTCAGACCGGTATCCCTGGAAGAACTGCCCGCCGGTGAAGTGTTAATAAAGGTAGATTATTCCAGTGTAAACTATAAAGACGGGCTGGCAAGCATCCCGAATGGGAATATTGTACGAAATTATCCGTTCATTCCGGGGATTGACCTGTCAGGGACGGTAGTCTCATCGAAGGACAGCCGCTTCCGCGAAGGCCAGTCGGTCATTGCCACCAGCTATGGGATCGGAGTCTCCCACTTCGGAGGCTTCAGCGAGTACGCCCGCATTCCTGCAGACTGGGTAGTGGACCTGCCGGAGGGCTTAACCCTGCGGGAAGCTATGATCTATGGCACAGCCGGATTCACAGCGGCGCTGTCTGTGCAGGCGCTGGAAGCACAAGGCATGACTCCCGATCAGGGAAAAGTACTCGTCACTGGTGCCACCGGCGGTGTCGGAGGTGCGGCAACCGCCATACTGGCGAAGCTAGGCTACCAGGTTACCGCCAGTACCGGCAGAACGGATGAAGCCGGATATCTGCAGGCGCTGGGTGCTGCAGAGGTGATCTCCCGCGAAGAGGTCGCAGGCACTGCGGTGAAGCCGCTGGACAAGCAGCTTTGGCAGGCCGCAGTAGATTCAGTGGGGGGCGCCCCGCTTGCTGCTGTCCTGAGCAAAATCGCCTACGGCGGCGCAGTTGCCGCAAGCGGCTTAACCGCAGGCACGGCTGTCCCAACCACCGTCCTGCCGTTTATCCTGCGCGGAGTCAGTCTGCTCGGCATCGATTCCGTAGCTTGCCCTATGGAGATACGGGCCAAGCTCTGGCAGCGTATGGCAGGCGACATGAAGCCTGCGGTGCTGGATACGCTGGTGGACCGTGAGATTTCTCTGACTGAGCTGCCTGCGGCGCTTCAGGATATTCTCCAGTCGGGCACCCGGGGGCGCGTGTTGGTCCGCTTATCCTAG
- a CDS encoding NAD-dependent malic enzyme, which yields MSIATTMIIRLEIRKAEATFGDVASRLAAAGGDIVAIDVIRGGKDVTTRDLTVNVQDAANEEIISVLKNMAGIKVINVSDRTFLAHLGGKIEVTPKMPIKNREDLSLVYTPGVARVCTAIAEDPSKAYSLTMKRNTVAVVTDGTAVLGLGDIGPEAAMPVMEGKAMLFKQLADIDAFPLCLDTKVPEEIIQIVKAVAPGFGGINLEDISSPRCFEIERRLSAELDIPVFHDDQHGTAVVALAGLLNALQVVDKTIEDSRIVVVGIGAAGVSICRLLLAAGAKQIYAVDRAGILHRNEAYSNPEWSWLAEATNPENLSGGLDEAMRGADIFIGVSGPGILKVEHLKTMAPDSIVFAMANPTPEIEPDLAEPYVRVLATGRSDYPNQINNVLCFPGIFRGALDCRAKTVNLEMKLAAAQAIAAVVHPDERNEQYIIPSIFNEKVVEQVRLAVIRAAIATGIARRIPPDVS from the coding sequence ATGTCCATTGCAACAACGATGATTATCCGGCTTGAAATCCGTAAGGCAGAAGCTACTTTTGGTGATGTGGCGTCCAGGCTGGCAGCGGCTGGCGGTGATATTGTAGCGATTGACGTGATCCGTGGCGGCAAGGATGTGACGACCCGTGACCTGACTGTCAATGTGCAGGATGCGGCGAATGAAGAGATTATAAGCGTGCTGAAGAATATGGCCGGGATCAAAGTCATCAATGTCTCCGACCGTACCTTCCTGGCCCATCTGGGCGGCAAAATCGAGGTCACCCCAAAGATGCCGATCAAGAACCGCGAGGATCTGTCGCTGGTGTATACCCCCGGTGTGGCCCGTGTCTGTACGGCAATTGCCGAAGATCCGTCCAAGGCATATTCCCTGACGATGAAAAGAAATACGGTAGCTGTCGTCACCGACGGTACCGCTGTGCTCGGCCTTGGCGATATCGGGCCGGAGGCGGCGATGCCGGTGATGGAAGGCAAGGCCATGCTGTTCAAGCAGCTGGCGGATATTGACGCGTTCCCGCTGTGTCTGGATACCAAAGTTCCGGAAGAAATCATTCAGATCGTGAAAGCGGTTGCTCCCGGCTTCGGTGGCATCAATCTGGAGGATATCAGCTCTCCGCGCTGCTTCGAGATTGAACGGCGGCTGTCGGCGGAGCTGGATATTCCGGTCTTTCACGATGACCAGCATGGAACGGCAGTAGTTGCTCTGGCTGGTCTGCTGAATGCGCTCCAAGTCGTAGACAAGACTATCGAGGATTCCAGAATCGTAGTCGTCGGCATCGGAGCGGCAGGGGTGTCGATCTGCCGTCTGCTGCTGGCTGCGGGTGCGAAGCAGATCTACGCGGTAGACCGGGCAGGGATACTGCACCGGAATGAAGCCTACTCGAACCCTGAGTGGAGCTGGCTGGCCGAAGCTACCAACCCTGAGAATCTGAGCGGAGGACTCGACGAAGCCATGCGCGGAGCGGATATATTCATCGGGGTCTCCGGGCCAGGCATTCTCAAGGTGGAGCATCTGAAGACGATGGCCCCGGACAGTATCGTGTTCGCCATGGCTAATCCGACCCCGGAGATTGAACCGGATCTGGCGGAGCCTTACGTCCGGGTGCTGGCAACCGGCAGAAGCGATTACCCTAACCAGATTAATAACGTGCTGTGTTTTCCGGGGATTTTCCGCGGGGCGCTGGACTGCCGGGCCAAGACGGTGAATCTGGAGATGAAGCTGGCAGCGGCGCAGGCCATTGCAGCTGTGGTCCACCCGGATGAGCGGAATGAGCAATATATTATTCCGAGCATTTTTAACGAGAAGGTCGTGGAGCAGGTACGTCTGGCTGTCATCCGGGCAGCTATCGCCACCGGCATCGCCCGGCGCATCCCGCCGGATGTGAGCTGA
- a CDS encoding AAA family ATPase → MYRRIHIMGASGAGTTTLGKALAERLPHVQLDSDDYFWEQKYTKQSVVAERLNKLQADLARHEPWILSGAVCGWGDSLRDTFDLVVFLWIPEQVRLERLRAREYERYGDEGLPGGDKYEDVQDFMAWAALYDTAGPEVRSRTLHEEWMAGLSSDLLRLEGDFTVEERVEAVLQYMSR, encoded by the coding sequence ATGTACCGCAGAATTCATATTATGGGAGCTTCCGGGGCGGGAACGACGACCCTGGGCAAGGCGCTTGCGGAGAGGCTTCCGCATGTTCAATTGGATAGTGACGATTACTTTTGGGAGCAGAAGTACACGAAGCAAAGTGTTGTAGCAGAGCGTTTGAACAAATTGCAGGCGGATCTGGCGCGGCATGAGCCATGGATTCTGTCCGGTGCGGTTTGCGGCTGGGGGGATTCGCTGCGTGACACGTTCGACTTGGTGGTTTTCCTGTGGATTCCTGAGCAGGTTCGTCTGGAGCGGTTGCGGGCGAGGGAGTATGAACGTTACGGGGATGAGGGTCTGCCGGGCGGAGATAAATATGAGGATGTACAGGATTTTATGGCATGGGCCGCGCTGTATGATACGGCAGGACCGGAGGTCCGCAGCCGGACGCTGCATGAGGAATGGATGGCCGGGCTAAGCAGCGATCTTTTGCGGCTGGAAGGGGATTTTACAGTAGAGGAACGGGTGGAGGCAGTACTGCAATACATGTCCCGCTAG
- a CDS encoding GNAT family N-acetyltransferase, protein MVTIEQIEIVSLEALNTLYDELMGGRADPLKLENAFRTIREDERYVLLGAFVDGELLGSLMGIVCQDLVGDCRPFMVIENVVVSSRARRQGLGKKLMTAIEAIAHERDCYYIIFVSGEKRKEAHIFYEAMGYREEKVEGYRKHLSSH, encoded by the coding sequence ATGGTAACCATAGAACAAATTGAAATCGTATCACTGGAAGCATTGAACACACTCTACGATGAATTAATGGGCGGACGGGCGGACCCGCTGAAGCTGGAGAATGCTTTTCGGACCATCCGGGAGGACGAGCGGTATGTGCTGCTGGGTGCTTTTGTAGACGGGGAATTGTTAGGCTCGCTGATGGGGATCGTCTGCCAGGACTTGGTGGGCGATTGCCGCCCGTTCATGGTCATTGAGAATGTGGTGGTGTCTTCGCGCGCACGGCGGCAAGGTCTCGGCAAGAAGCTGATGACCGCCATTGAAGCGATTGCCCACGAACGGGACTGTTATTATATCATTTTCGTATCGGGGGAGAAGCGGAAGGAAGCGCATATTTTCTATGAGGCGATGGGGTATAGGGAAGAGAAGGTCGAGGGATACCGCAAGCATCTCAGCTCGCATTAG
- a CDS encoding alpha/beta hydrolase, with protein sequence MYYSIMGEDKGLPPVVLEHGCGSSALFWSLVAPEVAKVTQVIVYDRAGYGWSEPGPLPRTNEQCISELYELLQQSGTEGPYLLVGHSYGGLNVRLFAGRYPGLVAGVVLVDSMHEDEVTARFPEEHVKGQLLAARFYRALNLLSRTGLLKVLSALRSFPGFSATIKPFSKQTQALLWRLSFQKKTIAAMHSEFANVQPGYEQVRELKQTDIPLTVIKSEIVNDFYPGTSEDTKRIIREKLREVANELKHSSTNGQLVEAQGSGHNIHIEKPQVIINAIVQMLGMLT encoded by the coding sequence TTGTATTACAGTATTATGGGTGAAGACAAAGGCTTGCCTCCAGTAGTGTTGGAGCATGGCTGTGGTTCTTCCGCGTTGTTCTGGTCACTTGTTGCTCCTGAGGTTGCTAAGGTCACCCAAGTTATCGTATATGATCGTGCGGGCTATGGCTGGAGTGAGCCAGGACCGTTACCGCGTACCAATGAACAGTGCATATCTGAGCTGTATGAGCTGTTGCAGCAATCTGGAACGGAAGGTCCTTATCTATTGGTCGGTCATTCCTATGGCGGATTAAATGTAAGGCTGTTTGCCGGACGATATCCAGGGCTAGTGGCGGGAGTAGTGCTGGTAGATTCGATGCATGAGGATGAAGTTACAGCACGGTTTCCGGAAGAGCATGTGAAGGGGCAGCTTTTGGCGGCCAGGTTCTATCGGGCCCTGAATTTGCTGTCCAGAACTGGGTTGTTAAAGGTCTTGTCCGCATTGAGAAGCTTCCCCGGATTCTCTGCTACCATTAAGCCTTTTTCGAAGCAGACGCAAGCGCTGTTATGGAGATTATCCTTTCAAAAAAAGACTATAGCGGCCATGCACAGCGAGTTCGCTAATGTTCAGCCCGGCTATGAGCAGGTTAGGGAACTGAAGCAAACCGATATTCCATTGACCGTTATCAAATCGGAAATAGTCAATGACTTCTATCCGGGGACTTCGGAAGATACGAAGCGGATCATAAGAGAGAAACTGCGGGAGGTGGCAAATGAGCTTAAGCATTCCTCCACTAACGGTCAACTGGTTGAAGCACAGGGCAGCGGGCATAACATACATATCGAGAAACCGCAGGTTATTATCAATGCAATAGTGCAGATGCTTGGAATGCTTACCTGA